The following nucleotide sequence is from Verrucomicrobiota bacterium.
GATTATGCTGTTAAACACTTTATCGTGAGCAAATGGCGCGAGGTTTGTGGCCGTTACGGTTTTATCGAGTACGACGGCCCGGTGCTAGAGTCCCTCGAGCTCTACACGCAGAAGTCCGGGGACGAGATAGTGAAGCAACTCTTTAACTTTACCGACAAAGGCAACCGTGATGTCACCCTGCGCCCTGAGCTGACCCCG
It contains:
- a CDS encoding ATP phosphoribosyltransferase regulatory subunit → MSFQVLPGFRDFFPEDYAVKHFIVSKWREVCGRYGFIEYDGPVLESLELYTQKSGDEIVKQLFNFTDKGNRDVTLRPELTP